A window of Elusimicrobiota bacterium genomic DNA:
CGCCGTCGGCGGCACGGTGCTGGCCATCGGCGGCGAGGATCGTCAGACGCATCACGACAGCACCGAGTTCTACGATCCTTCCACGAACGCCTGGCGGTACGGCCCTCGCTTGTCCGGCGGTCGTTGCTATCCGGAGGCGGTTCTGCTCGACGACGGCCGAGTGCTGTCCGCCGGGGGCCGCCGCGGCCTGAGCGGCGGCATCGTGCTCGCTTCCGCCGACGTGCTGAGCGCCGAGGCGTTCGCGTCGGCGAAGGAGGGGCGATGAAGCTCGCGCGCGTCATCGGCCGCGTGTTCTGCTCCCGCCAGGAGCACGCCCTGGACGGCAAGACCATGCTCCTTATCCAGCCCCTACGCTGGGAGGACGAGTCGCCGCTGGGGGACCCGATCGTGGCGGCCGACGCCGTCGGCGCGGGCTCTTCGGAAAAAGTATTCTGGGTGGCCTCCCGCGACGCGGCGGTGGCCTTCAAGGACGCCCCTCCGGTGGACGCCGCCGTGGTCGGCATCGTCGACGGCCACCAGGTGAAGGATTTCAGGAGGAAGCGCTGATGTTCGTCGCCGAGGTCGTCGGGAACGTGTGGGGGACGCGCAAGCACTGCTCGCTGTGCGACAAGCGCCTCCTCCTCGTGCGCCCGATCGATCCTCTGACCGAGGAGCGCACCGGCGACGCGATCATGGCCGTGGAATACGGGACGGGCGCGGGGCCGGGCTCCATCGTGCTCGTGATGGACGAGGGCGGCTCGGCGCGGTCGGTGCTGCACGATGACAAGGCGCCGATCCGGACCGTGATCGTCGGGATCGTGGATTCCGTGGTGTCGGGTGGGAAGGTAAAAAAATATGACTGAGGCACAACTCCGAAACGTCGTGGAAGAAGTCGTGAAGGCGCTCGCCGCCAAGGGCTTCCTCAAGGGGAACCGCTGCGAGTGCGAGAACGGACCCAAGGCCCTGAAGGGCGAGGTGAAGACCTCGATCGGCAGCGCCGGCAAGGTGTTCGGCAACGCCGCCTCCTGGGGAGCCGCGCCCGCGTCTCCCGCCAAGGGCCAGTTCTCCGCGCTGCCGCCCAAGCCCGCCCACGACGACGAGGACGAGGACGCCCACGTCGACGCCAAGATCATCCAGGCCGTCGGCGCCGACCGGGTGTCCGTGTGCAAGCCCACGAAGAAGGGCTCGGACACCGCCCGGTTCGTCGACCACACCTTGCTCAAGCCCAACGCGACCCAGGAGGAGATCGGCAAGCTGTGCGACGAGGCCAAGACCTACTGCTTCGCCTCCGTCTGCGTGAACCCCTCCTACGTCGCCCTGTCCGCGCAGCTGCTGCGCGGCTCCGGCGTGAAGGTCTGCACCGTCGTCGGCTTCCCGCTCGGCTCCACGACGCCCACGGTCAAGGCGATCGAGGCGCGCGACGCCATCGCCAACGGCGCCGACGAGATCGACATGGTCATCAACATCGGCGCGCTCAAGAGCGGCAACGACGTCGTCGTCTACGACGACATCAAGGCCGTGCGCGACGCCACGCGCGGCAAGGTGCTCAAGGTGATCCTCGAGACCTCGCTGCTGTCCAACGAGGAGAAGGTTCGAGCCTGCGCCGCGTCGAAGAAGGCCGGGGCGGATTTCGTGAAGACCTCCACCGGCTTCGGCGGCGGCGGAGCCACCGTCGAGGATGTTAAGCTTATGAGGGAGACCGTCGGGCCCCTGATGGGCGTGAAGGCCTCCGGCGGCATCCGCGACGCGAAGATCGCGGCCGACATGATCGCCGCCGGCGCGACCCGCCTCGGCACCTCGGCCAGCATCGCGATCGTCACCGACGCCAAGTCGGAAGGAAAAGGATATTAGACGGTGTCAGGCTCGCAAATTCGTCGAATTCCGTTGAATCGTTGGCCGCACAATTCAACGAATTTGCGAGCCTGACACCGATATAGAGGGCAGATATGGCGAAAGAGAAAGACAAGGACGAGACGCCGCCGAAGTACAAGATCAACATCGACCTGCAGTGCGGAGCGTGCGCGGCGATCATGCACACGCACAAGGATCAGCCCCTGCCCAAGTTCTGCGCGGGGTGCGGCGCGGGCATGCAGAAGTTCTGCTTTAAGTGCCACAAGAAGGTGGAGATGTTCTTCGAGGAATGGTGGCCCGAGGACGACGAGTGCCAGAGGACGTACACCACGCCGCGCCGCTGCACGCACTGCAACGCCGTGCTCGAGACGGGCGCCGAGGGCCGCGACGCCCTCGGTGGACACGATCCGGAGTAAGGGGGAGAGATGGCTGAGATTCGCGAAGCGCTGGGCTTGGTGGAGACGAAGGGTTTCACGGGCATGATCGAGGCGTCGGACGCCATGGCGAAGGCCGCCAAGGTCCGTCTGGTGGGTTATGAAAAAGTAGGCAACGGCCTGTGCACGACGCTGTGCCGGGGCGAGGTCGGCGCCGTGCGCGCCGCCGTCGACGCGGCCGCGGCGGCCGCGCAGAAGGTCGGAGAGCTCGTCGCGGTGCACGTGATCCCGCGGCCGCACGACGACTTGGAGAAGTACCTGGACCGCATCGCCATCAAGCTGGAGCGCTAGACCGCGTCCGGGGTTCAGGTGCTCACGCGGGACGATCTCATCGATATCCTCGTCGCCGGCTTGGCCAAGACCAGGCCGGCGGCGGCCGCGCGCCCTTGGAAGCCGAAGGGCCCCGAGGCGCGGCCGTTCCTTTCCGAATACGACATAAAAAAGAGGTTGACGGCGGGCGGGGTTCGCCTTACAATTCCGGAGAACGCGATCATAAGCCCCTTGGTCACGGATTGGCTGACGCTAAGAGGAATAGAAGTCGTAAGAGGACTGAGCTGACATGGCGATCGACATCAAGAACCTGCTGACGTTGATGGTCCAGAAGGACATCTCCGACATCCACTTCAAGGCGGACTCCGTGCCCGCCTTGCGGGTGCGCGGCGCCATGATCCTGGCCACCAACCTGCAGAAACTGTCCGCCGAGGACATCAAGGCGGTCGCCTACCAGCTGATGAACCCGGAGCAGACGGCGGAGTTCGAGAAGACGATGGAGCTCGACCTCGCCTACAGCCTGGACGGCGTCGCGCGCTTCCGCGTCAACGTCTACCGGCAGAAGGGGACGCTCGGCCTGACCTTGCGCGTCGTGCCGATGAACCTGCGCACCTTCGCGGAGCTGA
This region includes:
- a CDS encoding EutN/CcmL family microcompartment protein, whose amino-acid sequence is MFVAEVVGNVWGTRKHCSLCDKRLLLVRPIDPLTEERTGDAIMAVEYGTGAGPGSIVLVMDEGGSARSVLHDDKAPIRTVIVGIVDSVVSGGKVKKYD
- a CDS encoding BMC domain-containing protein — translated: MREALGLVETKGFTGMIEASDAMAKAAKVRLVGYEKVGNGLCTTLCRGEVGAVRAAVDAAAAAAQKVGELVAVHVIPRPHDDLEKYLDRIAIKLER
- a CDS encoding EutN/CcmL family microcompartment protein, giving the protein MKLARVIGRVFCSRQEHALDGKTMLLIQPLRWEDESPLGDPIVAADAVGAGSSEKVFWVASRDAAVAFKDAPPVDAAVVGIVDGHQVKDFRRKR
- the deoC gene encoding deoxyribose-phosphate aldolase, translating into MTEAQLRNVVEEVVKALAAKGFLKGNRCECENGPKALKGEVKTSIGSAGKVFGNAASWGAAPASPAKGQFSALPPKPAHDDEDEDAHVDAKIIQAVGADRVSVCKPTKKGSDTARFVDHTLLKPNATQEEIGKLCDEAKTYCFASVCVNPSYVALSAQLLRGSGVKVCTVVGFPLGSTTPTVKAIEARDAIANGADEIDMVINIGALKSGNDVVVYDDIKAVRDATRGKVLKVILETSLLSNEEKVRACAASKKAGADFVKTSTGFGGGGATVEDVKLMRETVGPLMGVKASGGIRDAKIAADMIAAGATRLGTSASIAIVTDAKSEGKGY